A region of Streptomyces halobius DNA encodes the following proteins:
- the orn gene encoding oligoribonuclease — protein sequence MNDRMVWIDCEMTGLSLANDALIEVAALVTDSELNVLGDGVDVVIRPPADALTTMPEVVRQMHTASGLLDELDNGTTLEDAEAQVLAYIRRHVPEPGRAPLCGNSVGTDRGFLLRDMPMLESYLHYRIVDVSSVKELARRWFPRAYFNSPDKNGNHRALADIRESIAELRYYREAVFVPQPGPDSDTAKAIAAKYVLPDEAQSAPQ from the coding sequence ATGAACGATCGCATGGTGTGGATCGACTGCGAGATGACCGGACTCTCGCTGGCGAATGACGCACTCATCGAGGTGGCCGCGCTGGTCACCGACTCCGAGCTGAATGTGCTGGGCGACGGGGTGGATGTGGTGATCCGCCCCCCGGCCGACGCACTGACCACCATGCCGGAGGTGGTGCGCCAGATGCACACCGCTTCCGGCCTGCTCGACGAGCTGGACAACGGTACGACGCTGGAGGACGCCGAGGCGCAGGTGCTCGCGTACATCAGGCGGCATGTGCCGGAGCCGGGCAGGGCACCGCTGTGCGGCAATTCCGTCGGCACGGACCGCGGCTTCCTGCTGCGCGACATGCCGATGCTGGAGAGCTATCTTCACTACCGGATCGTCGATGTCTCGTCCGTGAAGGAACTCGCCCGGCGCTGGTTCCCGCGGGCCTACTTCAACAGTCCGGACAAGAACGGCAACCACCGGGCGCTGGCCGATATCCGTGAATCCATCGCGGAATTGCGCTACTACCGGGAGGCGGTCTTCGTGCCGCAGCCCGGACCCGACTCGGACACCGCGAAGGCCATCGCGGCGAAGTACGTTCTCCCTGACGAAGCGCAGTCCGCACCGCAGTGA